Proteins encoded within one genomic window of Pongo pygmaeus isolate AG05252 chromosome 4, NHGRI_mPonPyg2-v2.0_pri, whole genome shotgun sequence:
- the LOC129036239 gene encoding coxsackievirus and adenovirus receptor-like gives MERDKIFLRVTQSMILEENTHLFTVALRHRLTNGATAHGTAATVALLLRFVLLCGVADFARSLSITTPEEMIEKAKGETAYLPCKFTLSPEDQGPLDIEWLISPADNQNVDQVIILYSGDKIYDDYYPDLKGRVHFTSNDLKSGDASINVTNLQLSDIGTYQCKVKKAPGVANKKIHLVGLVKPSGARCYVDGSEEIGSDFKLKYEPKEGSLPLQYEWQKLSDSQKMPTLWLAEMTSSVISVKNASSEYSGTYSCTVRNRVGSAQCLLRLNFVPPSNKAGLIAGAIIGTLLALALIGLIIFCCRKKRREEKYEKEIHHDIREDVPSPKSRTSTARSYIGSNHSSLGSMSPSNMEGYSKTQYNQLPSEDFERTPQSPTLPPAKVAAPNLSRMGAIPG, from the exons ATGGAAAGAGACAAGATATTCCTCCGAGTAACGCAAAGCATGATTTTGGAGGAAAATACTCATTTATTTACAGTGGCTTTACGTCACAGATTG ACAAATGGAGCCACCGCCCACGGCACGGCAGCCACCGTGGCCCTCCTGCTGCGCTTCGTGCTCCTGTGCGGAGTAGCGGATTTTGCCAGAAGTTTGAGTATCACTACTCCTGAAGAGATGATTGAAAAAGCCAAAGGGGAAACTGCCTATCTGCCATGCAAATTTACGCTTAGTCCCGAAGACCAGGGACCGCTGGACATCGAGTGGCTGATATCACCAGCGGATAATCAGAACGTGGATCAagtgattattttatattctggagACAAAATTTATGACGACTACTATCCAGATCTGAAAGGCCGAGTACATTTTACGAGTAATGATCTCAAATCTGGTGATGCATCAATAAATGTAACGAATTTACAGCTGTCAGATATTGGCACATATCAGTGCAAAGTGAAAAAAGCTCCTGGTGTTGCAAATAAGAAGATTCATCTGGTAGGTCTTGTTAAGCCTTCAGGTGCAAGATGTTACGTTGATGGATCAGAAGAAATTGGAAGTGACTTTAAACTAAAATATGAACCAAAAGAAGGTTCACTTCCATTACAGTATGAGTGGCAAAAATTGTCTGACTCACAGAAAATGCCCACTTTGTGGTTAGCAGAAATGACTTCATCTGTTATATCTGTAAAAAATGCCTCTTCTGAGTACTCCGGGACATACAGCTGTACAGTCAGAAACAGAGTGGGCTCTGCTCAGTGCCTGTTGCGTCTAAACTTTGTCCCTCCTTCAAATAAAGCTGGACTAATTGCAGGAGCCATTATAGGAACTTTGCTTGCTCTGGCACTCATTGGTCTTATCATCTTTTGCTGTCGTAAAAAGcgcagagaagaaaaatatgaaaaggaaattcatCACGATATCAGGGAAGATGTGCCATCTCCAAAGAGCCGTACGTCCACTGCCAGAAGCTACATCGGCAGTAATCATTCATCCCTGGGATCCATGTCTCCTTCCAACATGGAAGGATATTCCAAGACTCAGTATAACCAACTACCAAGTGAAGACTTTGAACGCACTCCTCAGAGTCCGACTCTCCCACCTGCTAAGGTAGCTGCCCCTAATCTAAGTCGAATGGGCGCGATTCCTGGATGA